One stretch of Glycine soja cultivar W05 chromosome 7, ASM419377v2, whole genome shotgun sequence DNA includes these proteins:
- the LOC114418621 gene encoding uncharacterized protein LOC114418621 — translation MATGPERSKPLHNFSLPCLKWGTQRLLRCVNADLDHRRSSRFHAPQNDAVRITNKRKIDEVGGLREEEAAAAGGAAGGANNAMMPWNLRTRRAACKAPPQNNEEERRLFDTRCSSPPVKEKKKVVVVAGNNNNEKVKFSVSLSKEEVEQDFWALLGARPPRRPKKRPRIVQRQLNTLFPGLWLAEITAESYKVADVPE, via the exons ATGGCCACGGGCCCCGAAAGATCGAAGCCACTGCACAACTTCTCCTTGCCCTGTTTGAAATGGGGCACCCAACGGTTACTTCGCTGCGTCAACGCCGACCTCGATCATCGCCGATCCTCCAGATTCCACGCGCCTCAGAACGACGCCGTTCGAATCACCAACAAGCGTAAAATCGACGAGGTGGGGGGTctcagagaagaagaagctgctgctgCCGGTGGTGCTGCTGGTGGCGCGAATAATGCGATGATGCCTTGGAATTTGAGGACGAGAAGAGCTGCGTGCAAGGCGCCGCCACAGAACAACGAAGAGGAGCGAAGGCTTTTCGACACGAGGTGTTCTTCGCCGCcggtgaaggagaagaagaaggtggtggtggtggcggggaataataataatgagaaaGTTAAGTTCTCTGTTTCTCTCTCTAAGGAGGAGGTGGAGCAGGATTTCTGGGCCCTGCTCGGAGCTAGGCCCCCCAGAAGGCCCAAGAAGAGGCCCAGGATTGTGCAGAGGCAGTTGAAT ACACTTTTTCCTGGTTTATGGCTGGCTGAGATCACTGCAGAATCCTACAAAGTGGCTGATGTTCCTGAGTGA
- the LOC114418622 gene encoding zinc finger protein BRUTUS-like isoform X1 has product MATPLTGLNGVGGGGGVAVLANPVSKVDSSANGGGGFGRSLSESPILIFSFFHKAIRNELDALHRLAMAFATGNCSDIQPLFQRYHFLTSMYRHHSNAEDEVIFPALDIRVKNVAQTYSLEHQGESDLFDHLFELLNSSIHNDESFPKELASCTGALQTSVSQHMAKEEEQVFPLLLEKFSLEEQASLVWQFLCSIPVNMMTEFLPWLSTSISPDESQDLRKCLSKIVPEEKLLQKVVFTWMEGGSSANTVENCLDHSQVRCSLNPLTHQNGKIKCACESTATGKRKYSGSIIDVSDTMRTHPIDEILLWHNAIKKELNEIAAQTRKIQLSGDFTNLSAFNERLQFIAEVCIFHSIAEDKVIFPAVDGKFSFFQEHAEEESQFNEFRSLIESIQSEGATSSSETEFYSTLCSHADHILETIQRHFHNEEVQVLPLARKHFSFKRQRELLYQSLCMMPLKLIERVLPWLIRSLTEDEAQMFLKNMQSTAPAIDSALVTLFCGWACKARKDGLCLSSSVSGCCPAQRFTDIEENTVHSSCTPASALSGRVCSVLAESDGTQQRSVKRNISEVHKNEDVSKTSESESFQKQCCSAQSCCVPALGVNKNNLGLGSLSTTKSLRSLSFTASAPSLNSSLFIWETDNSSCEVGSTERPIDTIFKFHKAIRKDLEYLDIESGKLCDGDETIIRQFSGRFRLLWGLYRAHSNAEDDIVFPALESKEALHNVSHSYTLDHKQEEKLFEDISCVLSELSVLHENLQRAHMSVDLSENDFGISDANDDDNIKKYNELATKLQGMCKSIRVTLDQHIFREELELWPLFGKHFTVEEQDKIVGRIIGTTGAEVLQSMLPWVTSALTQDEQNKMMDTWKQATKNTMFNEWLNECLKESPVSTSQTEASERSTSQRGGDYQESLNLNEQMFKPGWKDIFRMNQNELESEIRKVYRDSTLDPRRKAYLVQNLMTSRWIASQQKLPKAPSGESSKQIEGCSPSFRDPEKQIFGCEHYKRNCKLRAACCGKLFTCRFCHDNASDHSMDRKATLEMMCMQCLTIQPVGPICMSPSCNGLTMAKYYCNICKFFDDERNVYHCPFCNICRVGQGLGIDYFHCMKCNCCLGIKSASHKCLEKGLEMNCPICCDDLFTSSATVRALPCGHYMHSSCFQAYTCSHYTCPICSKSLGDMAVYFGMLDALLAAEELPEEYRDRYQDILCHDCDRKGTSRFHWLYHKCGSCGSYNTRVIKSEAANSSCL; this is encoded by the exons ATGGCGACGCCGCTGACGGGGCTGAACGGCgtcggcggcggcggcggagtAGCGGTGCTGGCGAATCCTGTGAGCAAGGTGGATTCCTCCGCCAATGGCGGCGGCGGATTCGGCCGGTCGCTGTCGGAGTCGCCAATTCTGATATTCTCGTTCTTCCACAAGGCGATTCGGAACGAGCTCGACGCGCTGCACCGATTGGCGATGGCGTTCGCCACCGGAAACTGCTCCGACATCCAGCCCCTCTTCCAACGCTACCATTTCCTCACATCGATGTACAGACACCATTCCAATGCCGAAGATGAG GTGATTTTTCCAGCTCTAGATATACGAGTGAAGAATGTAGCACAAACATACTCCCTCGAACACCAGGGTGAAAGTGATCTTTTTGATCATCTATTTGAGCTGTTAAACTCTTCCATCCATAATGACGAAAGTTTCCCAAAGGAGTTAGCATCCTGCACAGGAGCTCTGCAGACGTCTGTTAGTCAACACATGGCTAAGGAAGAGGAGCAG GTATTTCCACTGCTTCTTGAGAAGTTCTCTCTTGAGGAACAGGCATCTTTAGTTTGGCAGTTTCTCTGCAGTATTCCTGTGAATATGATGACAGAATTTCTTCCATGGCTTTCAACATCTATATCACCTGATGAATCTCAGGATTTGCGGAAGTGCTTAAGCAAGATAGTGCCAGAGGAAAAGCTTCTTCAAAAG GTTGTTTTCACCTGGATGGAAGGGGGAAGTAGTGCTAACACAGTTGAAAATTGTTTAGATCATTCTCAGGTGCGATGTAGTCTTAATCCTTTAACCCATCAGAATGGGAAAATAAAATGTGCATGTGAGTCCACAGCAACAGGGAAAAGGAAATATTCTGGATCTATTATAGATGTTTCTGATACCATGAGAACACATCCTATAGATGAAATATTGCTCTGGCATAATGcaataaaaaaagagttaaatgaGATAGCAGCACAGACTAGAAAGATACAACTCTCTGGAGATTTTACTAACCTGTCAGCTTTCAATGAAAGGTTGCAATTCATTGCTGAAGTTTGCATATTTCACAg TATTGCTGAGGACAAGGTTATTTTTCCAGCAGTAGATGGaaagttttctttctttcaagaaCATGCTGAAGAAGAAAGCCAATTTAATGAGTTCCGGTCTTTGATTGAAAGTATTCAAAGTGAAGGAGCAACATCTAGTTCAGAAACTGAATTTTATTCAACATTGTGTTCACATGCTGATCATATATTGGAAACAATACAGAGACATTTCCATAATGAAGAAGTTCAG GTTCTTCCTCTTGCACGGAAGCACTTTAGCTTCAAAAGGCAACGTGAACTTCTCTATCAAAGCTTATGCATGATGCCTTTGAAATTGATTGAGCGTGTCCTGCCATGGTTGATTCGATCATTAACTGAAGATGAAGCACAgatgtttttgaaaaacatgCAATCGACAG CTCCAGCAATAGATTCTGCTTTAGTCACACTTTTCTGTGGTTGGGCTTGCAAGGCTCGTAAAGATGGTTTGTGTTTGTCTTCAAGTGTATCAGGTTGCTGTCCGGCCCAGAGATTTACTGATATTGAAGAAAATACTGTCCATTCTTCCTGTACACCTGCTTCTGCATTGTCTGGTAGAGTTTGCTCAGTATTAGCTGAATCAGATGGGACCCAACAAAGATCAGTCAAGAGAAACATATCGGAGGTGCACAAGAATGAAGACGTCTCTAAAACTTCAGAAAGTGAAAGTTTTCAGAAACAATGTTGTAGTGCCCAGTCTTGTTGTGTGCCAGCTTTAGGAGTCAACAAGAATAATTTGGGGCTGGGTTCACTCTCTACAACCAAGTCCTTACGCTCTTTGTCTTTCACAGCTTCTGCCCCATCCCTTAATTCTAGTCTTTTCATATGGGAAACAGACAACAGTTCATGTGAAGTTGGTTCTACAGAAAGACCAATTGATACCATATTTAAATTCCATAAAGCCATACGCAAAGACTTGGAGTATTTAGACATTGAATCTGGAAAGCTTTGTGATGGTGATGAAACAATTATTCGGCAATTTAGTGGAAGATTCCGGCTTTTGTGGGGTTTATACAGAGCTCATAGTAATGCTGAAGATGATATAGTATTTCCTGCCCTCGAATCCAAAGAGGCACTTCATAATGTGAGCCATTCTTACACGCTGGAtcataagcaagaagaaaaattatttgaagataTTTCATGCGTTCTTTCTGAGCTTTCTGTCCTTCATGAAAACTTGCAAAGGGCCCATATGTCAGTGGATTTAAGTGAAAATGATTTTGGAATTTCTGATGCCAATGATGACGATAATATCAAAAAGTACAATGAGCTTGCAACTAAGCTTCAAGGGATGTGCAAATCTATTAGAGTGACCCTGGATCAACATATTTTTAGGGAAGAGCTCGAGCTCTGGCCATTGTTTGGAAAACATTTCACTGTGGAAGAACAAGACAAGATAGTGGGCCGGATAATTGGAACTACGGGTGCTGAAGTTCTCCAATCAATGTTACCGTGGGTAACTTCTGCACTTACACAGgatgaacaaaacaaaatgatggaCACATGGAAACAGGCAACTAAAAACACCATGTTCAATGAATGGCTAAATGAATGCTTGAAAGAAAGTCCTGTATCTACATCACAGACAGAAGCGTCAGAGCGTAGCACTTCTCAAAGAG GTGGTGATTATCAAGAAAGCTTGAACCTGAATGAGCAGATGTTCAAGCCAGGTTGGAAAGACATATTCCGTATGAATCAGAATGAACTTGAGTCAGAAATCCGGAAGGTTTATCGCGACTCAACTCTTGATCCAAGGAGAAAGGCATACCTTGTGCAGAATCTAATGACAAG TCGCTGGATAGCTTCCCAACAGAAGTTACCTAAGGCTCCATCTGGGGAGTCTAGTAAACAAATAGAAGGATGCTCACCATCATTTCGAGACCCAGAGAAACAAATATTTGGCTGTGAGCACTATAAGCGAAATTGCAAGCTTCGAGCTGCTTGTTGTGGCAAGTTATTTACttgcagattttgtcatgaCAATGCAAGTGATCACTCAATGGATAG AAAAGCAACATTGGAAATGATGTGTATGCAGTGCCTAACTATACAGCCAGTTGGGCCGATATGCATGTCACCTTCATGTAATGGACTTACAATGGCAAAGTATTATTGCAACATTTGCAAATTTTTTGATGATGAAAG GAATGTTTATCATTGCCCATTTTGCAATATATGCCGTGTTGGACAAGGGCTTGGGATTGATTATTTTCATTGTATGAAATGCAATTGTTGCCTGGGGATAAAATCAGCATCTCACAAGTGCCTGGAGAAAGGTTTAGAAATGAACTGCCCAATTTGCTGCGACGACTTGTTCACATCAAGTGCAACAGTGAGAGCTTTACCTTGTGGGCATTACATGCATTCATCTTGCTTTCAG GCATACACTTGTAGCCACTACACATGTCCAATCTGCAGCAAATCACTGGGAGATATGGCG GTTTACTTTGGTATGCTTGATGCTTTATTGGCTGCTGAGGAGCTTCCTGAAGAGTACAGGGACCGCTATCAG GATATACTCTGCCATGACTGTGATAGAAAGGGCACTTCACGCTTCCACTGGTTATATCACAAATGTGGATCTTGTGGCTCATACAATACCCGGGTAATCAAGAGTGAGGCAGCAAATTCTAGCTGCCTTTAG
- the LOC114418622 gene encoding zinc finger protein BRUTUS-like isoform X2, translated as MATPLTGLNGVGGGGGVAVLANPVSKVDSSANGGGGFGRSLSESPILIFSFFHKAIRNELDALHRLAMAFATGNCSDIQPLFQRYHFLTSMYRHHSNAEDEVIFPALDIRVKNVAQTYSLEHQGESDLFDHLFELLNSSIHNDESFPKELASCTGALQTSVSQHMAKEEEQVFPLLLEKFSLEEQASLVWQFLCSIPVNMMTEFLPWLSTSISPDESQDLRKCLSKIVPEEKLLQKVVFTWMEGGSSANTVENCLDHSQVRCSLNPLTHQNGKIKCACESTATGKRKYSGSIIDVSDTMRTHPIDEILLWHNAIKKELNEIAAQTRKIQLSGDFTNLSAFNERLQFIAEVCIFHSIAEDKVIFPAVDGKFSFFQEHAEEESQFNEFRSLIESIQSEGATSSSETEFYSTLCSHADHILETIQRHFHNEEVQVLPLARKHFSFKRQRELLYQSLCMMPLKLIERVLPWLIRSLTEDEAQMFLKNMQSTAPAIDSALVTLFCGWACKARKDGLCLSSSVSGCCPAQRFTDIEENTVHSSCTPASALSGRVCSVLAESDGTQQRSVKRNISEVHKNEDVSKTSESESFQKQCCSAQSCCVPALGVNKNNLGLGSLSTTKSLRSLSFTASAPSLNSSLFIWETDNSSCEVGSTERPIDTIFKFHKAIRKDLEYLDIESGKLCDGDETIIRQFSGRFRLLWGLYRAHSNAEDDIVFPALESKEALHNVSHSYTLDHKQEEKLFEDISCVLSELSVLHENLQRAHMSVDLSENDFGISDANDDDNIKKYNELATKLQGMCKSIRVTLDQHIFREELELWPLFGKHFTVEEQDKIVGRIIGTTGAEVLQSMLPWVTSALTQDEQNKMMDTWKQATKNTMFNEWLNECLKESPVSTSQTEASERSTSQRGGDYQESLNLNEQMFKPGWKDIFRMNQNELESEIRKVYRDSTLDPRRKAYLVQNLMTSRWIASQQKLPKAPSGESSKQIEGCSPSFRDPEKQIFGCEHYKRNCKLRAACCGKLFTCRFCHDNASDHSMDRKATLEMMCMQCLTIQPVGPICMSPSCNGLTMAKYYCNICKFFDDERNVYHCPFCNICRVGQGLGIDYFHCMKCNCCLGIKSASHKCLEKGLEMNCPICCDDLFTSSATVRALPCGHYMHSSCFQAYTCSHYTCPICSKSLGDMAVCLREGVPLGTILLGVHFYSWGLT; from the exons ATGGCGACGCCGCTGACGGGGCTGAACGGCgtcggcggcggcggcggagtAGCGGTGCTGGCGAATCCTGTGAGCAAGGTGGATTCCTCCGCCAATGGCGGCGGCGGATTCGGCCGGTCGCTGTCGGAGTCGCCAATTCTGATATTCTCGTTCTTCCACAAGGCGATTCGGAACGAGCTCGACGCGCTGCACCGATTGGCGATGGCGTTCGCCACCGGAAACTGCTCCGACATCCAGCCCCTCTTCCAACGCTACCATTTCCTCACATCGATGTACAGACACCATTCCAATGCCGAAGATGAG GTGATTTTTCCAGCTCTAGATATACGAGTGAAGAATGTAGCACAAACATACTCCCTCGAACACCAGGGTGAAAGTGATCTTTTTGATCATCTATTTGAGCTGTTAAACTCTTCCATCCATAATGACGAAAGTTTCCCAAAGGAGTTAGCATCCTGCACAGGAGCTCTGCAGACGTCTGTTAGTCAACACATGGCTAAGGAAGAGGAGCAG GTATTTCCACTGCTTCTTGAGAAGTTCTCTCTTGAGGAACAGGCATCTTTAGTTTGGCAGTTTCTCTGCAGTATTCCTGTGAATATGATGACAGAATTTCTTCCATGGCTTTCAACATCTATATCACCTGATGAATCTCAGGATTTGCGGAAGTGCTTAAGCAAGATAGTGCCAGAGGAAAAGCTTCTTCAAAAG GTTGTTTTCACCTGGATGGAAGGGGGAAGTAGTGCTAACACAGTTGAAAATTGTTTAGATCATTCTCAGGTGCGATGTAGTCTTAATCCTTTAACCCATCAGAATGGGAAAATAAAATGTGCATGTGAGTCCACAGCAACAGGGAAAAGGAAATATTCTGGATCTATTATAGATGTTTCTGATACCATGAGAACACATCCTATAGATGAAATATTGCTCTGGCATAATGcaataaaaaaagagttaaatgaGATAGCAGCACAGACTAGAAAGATACAACTCTCTGGAGATTTTACTAACCTGTCAGCTTTCAATGAAAGGTTGCAATTCATTGCTGAAGTTTGCATATTTCACAg TATTGCTGAGGACAAGGTTATTTTTCCAGCAGTAGATGGaaagttttctttctttcaagaaCATGCTGAAGAAGAAAGCCAATTTAATGAGTTCCGGTCTTTGATTGAAAGTATTCAAAGTGAAGGAGCAACATCTAGTTCAGAAACTGAATTTTATTCAACATTGTGTTCACATGCTGATCATATATTGGAAACAATACAGAGACATTTCCATAATGAAGAAGTTCAG GTTCTTCCTCTTGCACGGAAGCACTTTAGCTTCAAAAGGCAACGTGAACTTCTCTATCAAAGCTTATGCATGATGCCTTTGAAATTGATTGAGCGTGTCCTGCCATGGTTGATTCGATCATTAACTGAAGATGAAGCACAgatgtttttgaaaaacatgCAATCGACAG CTCCAGCAATAGATTCTGCTTTAGTCACACTTTTCTGTGGTTGGGCTTGCAAGGCTCGTAAAGATGGTTTGTGTTTGTCTTCAAGTGTATCAGGTTGCTGTCCGGCCCAGAGATTTACTGATATTGAAGAAAATACTGTCCATTCTTCCTGTACACCTGCTTCTGCATTGTCTGGTAGAGTTTGCTCAGTATTAGCTGAATCAGATGGGACCCAACAAAGATCAGTCAAGAGAAACATATCGGAGGTGCACAAGAATGAAGACGTCTCTAAAACTTCAGAAAGTGAAAGTTTTCAGAAACAATGTTGTAGTGCCCAGTCTTGTTGTGTGCCAGCTTTAGGAGTCAACAAGAATAATTTGGGGCTGGGTTCACTCTCTACAACCAAGTCCTTACGCTCTTTGTCTTTCACAGCTTCTGCCCCATCCCTTAATTCTAGTCTTTTCATATGGGAAACAGACAACAGTTCATGTGAAGTTGGTTCTACAGAAAGACCAATTGATACCATATTTAAATTCCATAAAGCCATACGCAAAGACTTGGAGTATTTAGACATTGAATCTGGAAAGCTTTGTGATGGTGATGAAACAATTATTCGGCAATTTAGTGGAAGATTCCGGCTTTTGTGGGGTTTATACAGAGCTCATAGTAATGCTGAAGATGATATAGTATTTCCTGCCCTCGAATCCAAAGAGGCACTTCATAATGTGAGCCATTCTTACACGCTGGAtcataagcaagaagaaaaattatttgaagataTTTCATGCGTTCTTTCTGAGCTTTCTGTCCTTCATGAAAACTTGCAAAGGGCCCATATGTCAGTGGATTTAAGTGAAAATGATTTTGGAATTTCTGATGCCAATGATGACGATAATATCAAAAAGTACAATGAGCTTGCAACTAAGCTTCAAGGGATGTGCAAATCTATTAGAGTGACCCTGGATCAACATATTTTTAGGGAAGAGCTCGAGCTCTGGCCATTGTTTGGAAAACATTTCACTGTGGAAGAACAAGACAAGATAGTGGGCCGGATAATTGGAACTACGGGTGCTGAAGTTCTCCAATCAATGTTACCGTGGGTAACTTCTGCACTTACACAGgatgaacaaaacaaaatgatggaCACATGGAAACAGGCAACTAAAAACACCATGTTCAATGAATGGCTAAATGAATGCTTGAAAGAAAGTCCTGTATCTACATCACAGACAGAAGCGTCAGAGCGTAGCACTTCTCAAAGAG GTGGTGATTATCAAGAAAGCTTGAACCTGAATGAGCAGATGTTCAAGCCAGGTTGGAAAGACATATTCCGTATGAATCAGAATGAACTTGAGTCAGAAATCCGGAAGGTTTATCGCGACTCAACTCTTGATCCAAGGAGAAAGGCATACCTTGTGCAGAATCTAATGACAAG TCGCTGGATAGCTTCCCAACAGAAGTTACCTAAGGCTCCATCTGGGGAGTCTAGTAAACAAATAGAAGGATGCTCACCATCATTTCGAGACCCAGAGAAACAAATATTTGGCTGTGAGCACTATAAGCGAAATTGCAAGCTTCGAGCTGCTTGTTGTGGCAAGTTATTTACttgcagattttgtcatgaCAATGCAAGTGATCACTCAATGGATAG AAAAGCAACATTGGAAATGATGTGTATGCAGTGCCTAACTATACAGCCAGTTGGGCCGATATGCATGTCACCTTCATGTAATGGACTTACAATGGCAAAGTATTATTGCAACATTTGCAAATTTTTTGATGATGAAAG GAATGTTTATCATTGCCCATTTTGCAATATATGCCGTGTTGGACAAGGGCTTGGGATTGATTATTTTCATTGTATGAAATGCAATTGTTGCCTGGGGATAAAATCAGCATCTCACAAGTGCCTGGAGAAAGGTTTAGAAATGAACTGCCCAATTTGCTGCGACGACTTGTTCACATCAAGTGCAACAGTGAGAGCTTTACCTTGTGGGCATTACATGCATTCATCTTGCTTTCAG GCATACACTTGTAGCCACTACACATGTCCAATCTGCAGCAAATCACTGGGAGATATGGCG GTGTGCTTGAGAGAGGGAGTTCCTTTGGGAACCATTTTGTTGGGAGTTCACTTCTACTCTTGGGGGCTCACTTAG